Within the Candidatus Methylomirabilis sp. genome, the region TCGAACTCCCGGGGGGCCTGCTCGAGGCGGCGGCGGAGGTGATAGACCTCCTCCTCGAGGGCCTTCACCTGGGCCTGGAGGGCCTCGATCTCGGCTTCGTAGCGATTCCCGTCTTTCATGGGCGCGCGCAGGAGCGGGCCGGCCCTAGCCGCCCGGGGCCGGTCCCTTGATGAAGACCACGTTGTCCGTCGGGGCTTCCGTCAGGCTGGCCACGCTGATCCGCCCCGCGAGCGCCCCGGCCACCTTCCGGTAGATCGCGGCCGAGTTCGACGTCGGGGCACCGACCAGGAGCGGCTGGCCGCTGTCGCTGAGACGGCAGATCTCGGGGTCGATGGGGATCTCCCCAAGGAAGGGGACGCCGAGGCGCTCGGCCGCCCGCCGGCCGCCCCC harbors:
- a CDS encoding proteasome ATPase, with amino-acid sequence MKDGNRYEAEIEALQAQVKALEEEVYHLRRRLEQAPREFEFLRAKLHASREQLDQAYQQNERLVQALHQAKEQ